A window of Stutzerimonas stutzeri genomic DNA:
GGGCGCGGTGCGGGCTCGCTAGCTGCCGGGGCCGAAGAGCCGTCGTTCATTTCAACCATTTCGCAGCAATCGCATCGTAGCGACCGTCGGCGCGCACACGCTCTAGGGCCAGACGAAAGCGCTCGACCACCTCGTCCGGAGTCTTGCGGCTGAAGGCCATGCACAAGCCTTCAGCACCGCCGAGGTCGTCGAGGTTCAGTTGCGCCACTGCGGTTTCGTCAGGATTCCCGCTGGCCTGCCGCACCAGGTAATGGGCGTTGAGCTCGTTGGATATCCAAAGGTCCACCCGGCCCGCCTTGAGCTTTTCGTAGTTGTGCTCGTATTTGTTGCTCGATTGCAGGTTGCGTCCGATGACGAAACCCTTGTCGACCAGATACTGCTCGCCGACATCCGCTTTCACCGTGGCGATTTGGTAACGCCGGGCGTCATCGAGGCTTTTCAGGTCGAACAGGGTGCCCGGCAGGGAAAACAGGTACCAGCGCGTCGGCGCTATGACGCCGATCCATTTGAACAGCGCTTCGCGCTGGGGGGTACGTGCGATGGAGTAGATCAGCACGTTCTCGCTGTTGAGCGCGATGTCGTAAGCCCGCGCCCAAGGCATCGACTGGATGCGCGCCTCTTCGCCCGCCTCTTCGAGCACGGCCTGCACAACCTCGGTGCCCATGCCGGTCAACTTGCCATCGACGGTCATGTTGTAGGGCGGCAATTCCTCGGTGACGGCGGTGATGGTATGCCCCGCCAGCGCACCCGATACCCAGCACAGCACCAGGGCGGGCAGCAACCTGACAAGGCGAACCGGCGTCGTTTTCATGAGGCAATCCCCAACGGCGCATGGCACCGGGCAGCGAATCAAAGCGCGGCATCGGCGACGCCACCCCTTGCCGTCGGGCAAGTCCCTCTTTTTCGGCGTTCGGCCCTGAAACTTCAACCCCCGGAGCCAAGCCGTGTTTCCCGCAGGCCTATTACCGACGAGTGGTGCGCCGCGCCGATGTCGCCGGCCGCTGCAAGCCGGCCTGGAACATGGCATCGACCGTTACGGCCGTGGCGCCGATTTCGTACCGCAGCGCGGCAAGCCGCGTTGGCTCACCGAGCCGCGCTGGCGAGCAGAACCAACCGGTCAGGCACCCAGAGCCAGCATCGCGAAATTGCCGGTGGTAGAGTCGGCGCTGCCTCTTTGATCACCGGAGAACACATGCGCTCACTGTTCAACGCCATGCTGCTGGCCCTGCCCCTTTCGCTGTCTTCGCTGGCCCTGGCTGCCGAATCGCCTGCCGGCCGCTGGCAGACCATTGACGACGAAACCGGCAAACCCAAGTCCATCGTCGAGATCCAGCAAGCCGGTGACGGCACGCTGAGCGGCCAGGTTGCGCAAATACTCAAGTCGGATCACGGGGCCAACCCGCTGTGCAGTGAATGCGAGGGGGACCGCAAGGACCAGCCCATCACCGGCATGACCATCCTCTGGGACCTCAAACCAGACGGCGAGCAGGCCTGGAGCAACGGCACCATTCTCGACCCGGCGAAGGGCAAGACCTACCGCGCCAAAGCGAAGCTGCTGGATGGCGGCGACAAGCTGGAAGTGCGTGGCTACATCGGCATCGAGGCGCTGGGCCGCACCCAGACCTGGATTCGTCAGTAAGCTCATCGCGCGGCGAAGCCCGGGCAGCTGCGACGGCGACGGCACGGTGCCGCGGCGTCAGGGTCGAATCACTATGGCCTCGACTCCCCAGCGCTCGCGGCAGCGCCCATCTCTTTGCGTTCGCCACCTGCTCTACGCGACGTGGCTGCTACTGCTCAGCCCAATGGCCAGTGCCGACGTCAGACTCCAGGCGGCGCTCGGCCAGGCTGAACGACTCGCGCCGCTGGAAACCCTGATCATCGCCCAGCATGGGGAGGTGATCGCCGAGCACGGATACCGTGGCCACCGCACCACCGCGCCGACCAACATCAAGTCGGCATCCAAGTTGATCATCTCCGCATTGGTCGGGATCGCAATTGCCAAGGGCATTATCGAAGACGTCGAACAGCCCATCGCTGAGCTACTGAAAACAGACTTGCCTGCCAACCCCGACCCGCGCCTGCAGCAGGTAACGGTGGGCAACCTGCTCAGCATGCAGGCCGGACTGGGCTCGACCTCCGGGCGCAACTACGGCGCCTGGGTGGCGAGCCGCAACTGGGTACGTGCGGCCCTGGCGCGACCGTTCGAGGCGGATCCCGGCGAGGCGATGATTTACTCCACCGGCTCCAGCCATCTGCTCTCGGCAATTCTCTCGCGGCGCAGCGGCGAGTCCACGCTGCAGCTGGCACGGCAATGGCTGGCACCACTCGAGGGGTTCGCCATCAGCGCCTGGACGCGCGATCCGCAGGGCATCTACCTGGGCGGCAACGAGATGGCGATGACGCCGCGCTCGCTGCTGGCATTCGGCGAGCTTTACCGTCGCGGCGGGCTTAGCGCATCCGGCGAGCGCTTACTCTCGGCCGACTGGATCGAAGCCTCCTGGACACCACGCACGCGCTCGCGCTACACCGGTCACGGCTATGGCTATGGCTGGTTCATCACCGAACTGGGCGGCGAACCGGTGCGCTACGGCTGGGGTTACGGCGGGCAGATGGTCTACGTGGTGCCCGGGCTCGAGATGACCGTGGTGATGACGTCCCACACCCAGCAACCCTCGAGCGGCGCCCAGGGTCACCGCGACGCGCTGCATCGGCTGCTCGGCGAGATTATTGGTGCGGTTCGAAGCAACACGCAGCCCGCCGAAGCGTAGGTCGCCACCTTGGGCAGCTAACCCCACGGGCCTTCGCTATCACGTCGGCAGGGCGAATATCCCAGGCCCTGACCACAAAGCGCTACTGCCGACGAACGGACCCTCCGCCCAGGCCGCCCTGCTCAAGTTGCCACATGGAGAGTCGATAACCAGGTAATCCATTGCAAGCGCAGTGGGATTGCCAGCGTCTCAAGCCCTGGCCTTAGTCGCCTCTTGAAGCGGGTCGCGTCCATGAACATCAAGCAAAAATTGACATGGGCATTTCTGAGCATCGCATCGGTGCCGGTCATAGCCGTCGCGATCGTCGTCATCCTCAACGTGAGGAGCGATGCACAGAGGCAGTTCATCGACAGCAGCAGTCGCGAAATCCGACAGGTCGAAAACGCCATGAACCTGTTTTTCGAGGGGATCGAGCAGAACGTTGCCTACCTTGCGACCCTGCCCGAGATCGTCGAAGCCCGCGATCTGAAGAACTTCGGCCCGGCGGATGCAGCCTCTACGCCTTTGCCTGAGAGCAATCGCACCCTACTCAGACTGTTCGACCATTTCGCCAAGACCCATCCTTCGACCGCTTATCTATCCCTTGGGCACGCTGATGGCTCCTACGCCGGCTGGCCGGAAGACCCGCGGATGAGCAATTACGATCCGCGTGTACGTCCCTGGTACAAAGAGGCGATGGCGCAACCTGGAAAGATCGTTCAGAGCAGCGTCTATTACTGGGCGGTTGATGATGTCGTCCTGATCAATAGCGGCCACACCGTCACCAACGCTCAAGGCCAGATCGTCGGTGTGTTTGGTCTCGACGTGTCACTCAATCAGCTGACCGATCTGGTCAAGCAGATCAAACTGGGCGAGAGCGGCTACCTCATGCTGGTCGAAAAAGGCGGCAACGTCCTGGCCGACCCCAGCAACCCTGAGCACAACTTCAAGTCGCTTTCAGAACTGGGTGGTGCCTATGCCGAACTGGCCAATGCCAAAGGCCTGCTTGAGGTGGAGATCAACGGCACCACCTACATGGCCAACGTATGGTCATCCGAAGCGCTTGGCTGGCAGTTCATCGGGCTTATCGAGCGTGACGAGGTCATGTCCCGCGCCAACAGCCTGACCCTGCAGATCGCTATCGTTGCTGGCGTGCTGGCAATCGTATTCGCGATGATCGGCGCCGCTTTCGCCGGCCTGATCGTACGCCCGATCCGCAGCGTGGCTGCCGGCCTGGAAGGCATCGCTCAGGGCGAAGGCGATCTCACTCGCAGCCTGGAAGTACGAGGCAAAGATGAAACAGCGATGCTTGCGCGCTGGTTCAATCAGTTCCTTGGTGCCATCCGCGATCTGGTGCAGCACATCAGTAGCGCGTCCACTGCGCTGAGTGGCGCATCCGACAGTGCGACACGGGTGGCCACCGACATGAATGATGCTGCAGAGCGCCAGCGCGGAGCAGTCGAACTGGTGTCGACCGCATTCAATGAGATGGTGGCTACCGCCAACGAAGTCGCACGCTCGTGCAGCGCAGCAGCCACCTCGGCTGATGCAGGTCAGCGCCAGGTGCACGACGGTCAATTTCAGATCGACGAAGCAACCGGTAGCGTCTCTCTGTTGAGCGAGAACCTGCTGCGCTCGACTCACTCGATGCAGGAACTCGAGCAGGACAGCCGCAACATCAACACCATCCTGGACACCATTCGCTCCATCGCCGAGCAGACCAACCTGCTGGCCCTGAACGCCGCCATCGAGGCGGCTCGCGCCGGCGAACAAGGCCGCGGTTTCGCCGTAGTGGCCGACGAAGTCCGCGCGCTGGCCAAGCGCACGGCGGACTCAACCGGCGAAATCGATGGTCTGCTCGGCGGCCTTGCCAAGCGCACACAGGATGTCACCAAGCAAATGCAAAGCAGCCTGGAAATGTCGAAGGCGAGTGTCGAGCGCATCCAGAAGGCACGCGACAGCTTCGAACACATCCGTGGCTCGGTGGATCACATCCGCGACCAGAACGCACAGATTGCAACCGCGGCGGAAGAACAGCACCACGTAGCTGAAGACATCAATCGGCACATCACACAGATTCATGAAGACGCGTTGCTGGTCGAGCAACTGGCGGGATCGGCACAAACCGATTCGCAGCGGCTGTCTGAGCTTTCCGGCGAGCTACACGGTTTGGTCGGGCGCTTCCGTACCTGATGACAGGCTTGAGCCCGGCCGACAAGGTCTCAGCCTTGCGCCAGGCGCAGCAGAGCGGCGCGGTCCAGGCAGCGATAGCGGAACGACGGTCGGCCGATTTGCCCGTAATGAAAGGATTCTTCCAATAGCTGCATGTCGTTCAGGTGCTTGAGGTATTTGCGCACCGAGACGCGCGACATGCCGGTCGCGGGCAGCAGGGTTTCGCTGGTGAAACTATCGTTTTCCAGCGCCAGGATCGCCTGCGCCACCTGTGCCAGTGACGCTGGCGTCAGGCCCTTGGGCAGATCGCCCGGACGGCGAAAATCGACCGTGGCAGGCTGACTGAACAGCCGATCGATATCGCCCTGACCGAGCTGATCGGGCAGGCGAGCCAGCGACTCACGGGCGCGGCGACACGCCTCGATGGCATCGCGAAAGCGCTCGAAGCTGAACGGTTTGACCAGATAATCACGCGCACCGAGACGCTGGGCTGCACGTACCGTCTCGATCTCCGACGCAGCGGTGATCAGCACCGCATCGGTGTTGCGGTCTTGCGCGCGCAGGTGGCGCAGCACGTCGAGCCCGGAGCGATTGCGCAGGTAGACATCGAGCAGCAGCAGGTCCACCGCCTCGCGTTCCAGCGTCTCGAGCGCAGCCGGCACGCTTTCGCATTGGCCGACCAGCTCGATACCGTCAAGACGAGCCAGATAGTCGACGTTCAGGCGCATGACCATCGGATCGTCCTCGACGATCAGTACACGCATGATGTTTTTCATGACGACTCCTGCTCCGCGGCGGTCCGATAGGGCAATTCGACCTCGAACAGGCTGCCGCGGCCCGCTTCGGAATAGACCGCCAGACTGCCACCCCAGGCCTCGACCTGTTCCTGCACAGCGGCCAGCCCTATGCCGCGCCGCTCGCCCTTGGTCGACACGCCACGCTCGAAGATCTGCTCGCGCACGGCGGCCTCGATACCGGCACCGCTGTCCTGCACGTGCAGCGAGAGCAGCGCTTCGTCGTAATTCAGCGTCAGGTTGACCCGTCGCTCGTCCTGCTCGGCCACCGCTTCGAAGGCGTTTTCCAGCAGGTTGCCAAGGATGGTGACCAGGCCGTGAGTCTGCTCCGGCGCCGCGGCTGGCACCGGGTGTTCGACGTCCACCTGAAAGAGGATGCCACGTTCCCGAGCCTCGCTCTGCTTGCCCAGCAGAAAACCCGCCAGCACCGGCTCGCCAATTCCCTCGACCAGCACCGTCGCCGGCGCCAGCTGGTGATCGGCGAGGTCGCGCAGGTAGGCTCGCAGGGCATCCAGGTCGCCCATCTGTGCCAGGCCGAGCAGCACGTGCAGCTTGTTCTTGAATTCGTGCGTTGCCGCCCGCAGTGCTTCGGCGTAGCGGCTGACGCCGGTCAGCTGCTCGGCCAGCGCATTGACCTCGCTCTTGTCGCGGAAGGTGGCGATGGCGCCGATCACGCGGCCCTGATGACGAATCGGCGCGCGATTGGCGAGGATTGCCCGGCCGTTCAGGCTGAACTCCCGATCCAGCTGCTCGGTCGCGCTGGCCAATACCTCGGGTAAACCGCTGGTGGGCAGATATTCGGCAATCGGCCGGCCCAGCGGTGGCTTGCCCAGCCCGGTGCTGACCAGCAACCGTTCCGCTGCCGGATTGACCAGGGTGATGCGCGCCTGCTCGTCGACCGCCAATACGCCCTCGCGCACCGAGGCCAGCATCGCCTGGCGTTCTTCCACCAGCCAAGTGATCTCGTAGGGCTCCAGCCCCAGCAGTACGCGCTTGATATAGCGCGCCAGCAGATGCGCAGCGAGGGCGGTGATCAGCATCAGCGCCAAGACGCCGAGGAGCACGCCGCGTTGATGCGCTTTCAATAGCTCGCCAAGCGAGGCCAGGGTGACCCCGACCGAGACGGCACCGACCACCTCGCCTTCGTCATTCAATACCGAGGCAAACCCGCGGATGCTGCTGCCCAGACTGCCATCGGCACGCGAGGCATAGGTCTCACCAGCCAGTGCGCGGCCTTCGTCATCGCCGCGAAAAGCCTGCCCGACGAGGGCCGGCTCCGGATGCGTCAGGCGCAGGGCGCGCGGGTTCATCACCACGATGAAGTCCACACCCAGACGCTGACGCAAGCCATCGATATCGCGCTGCAGCGGGTTATCGGCACTGAAATCGGCAGGACCGGTGAGGGCCAGCTGCACATCGGCACGCGCTGCAACGCTCTGCGCCAGGTTGGTTACCCGCGAGGCCTGCCCTTCTTCAAGGGTGTCCTGCAGCTGGACGTTGAACAGCCAGAGGGCAAGCGCCAACGCCAGCACCACCATGACGGCGACCAGCAGCGAGATCAGCGTGTTCAGGCGCAAGCGCAAAGCCATCACTCCAGTTCATGTGGCGGACGCTCAATGCGCCGCGCTAGAGGGCCGGATCGAGCCAGCCCTGTGATCGGGGGTCAAGCTCGGCTCCACTTTTTTTAGTTTCGTAATGGTTTTTTAACTTCGCCAAACATTGGCGGCGAAGCATCTCTGCTTAAGGTAGCCGCGCACGGTTGTCCGACCGCGCATTCGCAAACATCACCCGTACGTGCGCCGCCTGGCTGCCACGTTCGAAGGAGTACAACAATGAATCGGACCACGCTGAGCCCTGCCGTGCCTGAAGGCACTCCGAACGTTCCGCTGCTTTCCCAGCGCATCTTCAATCTGCCACTGCCGCTGTTCGCCATCGCCCTGATTGTCATGGCCGCCGCCATCGCCACCGACACCCTGCCTACCGGCATGATCGGCGCACTGCTGGTGATGATGCTGCTTGGCGAGTTGCTCGGTTTCGCCGGCGACCGCCTGCCCATCATCAAGACCTACCTCGGCGGCGGCGCGATCATGGCGCTATTCGGTGCCGCGTCCATGGTCTATTTCGGCTGGTTGCCCGCCGCAGTGACTGATGATGTCGCCAGTTTCATGAAGGGCGGTGGCTTTCTCGACTTCTATATCGCCGCGCTGATCACCGGCAGCATCCTCGGCATGGATGCCAAGGTACTGGTCAAGGTCGGCTCGCGCTACGCGTTGCCTCTGTTGTGCTCGGTACTGTTCGCCGCGCTGTTCGCGATGGCCGTCGGCGCGCTGCTCGGCTTCTCGCCGCAGGACGCAGTTGTGGTCATCGCCATGCCCATCATGGGCGGCGGCATGGGTGCCGGCGCAGTGCCGATGAGCCAGATCTACGAGCAGCTGCTCGGCCAGCCGGCCAGCTACTACATCTCGATTCTGGTGCCGGCGCTGGCGCTGGGTAACGTCTTCGCGATCATCATCGCCGGACTGCTCAACGGCCTGGGCAATCGTTACCCGTCACTGACCGGCAACGGCCAGATGATGCCGGGCGTGGATGTCAGCGACAAGGAAGGCCCGATCACTCTGCCGGCCTTGGGTATCGGCCTGGTTGTAGCACTGAGCTTCTTCGTTGCCGGGCAGATCTTCGGTAAGTTCGTGCCGCTGCACCCTTATGCATTGATGATCGTGCTGGTGGCGCTGCTCAAGGTGAGCAACCTGGTGCCGGAATCGATCAACGACGCCGCCGCGCAGTGGTTCCGTTTCGTTGCACGCAACTGGACGTTCGCCTTGCTGTTCGGCATCGGCGTAGCCTTCACCGACATGGGCCAGGTGATCGATGCCATCTCGCTGACTTACGTGCTGATCGTCTTTGCCGTCGTGGCTGGCGCGGCGTTTGGCGCAGGCCTGGTTGGCCGACTGGTGGGCTTCTACCCCATCGAATCGGCAATCACCGCCGGGCTGTGCATGGCCAACATGGGCGGTACCGGTGACGTCGCGGTGCTGTCTGCCGCGCGCCGCATGTCGCTGATGCCATTCGCGCAGATCTCCTCGCGCCTGGGCGGTGCCCTGATTCTGCTGATCTCAAGCGTCGTGGTGCCGCTTTTCTTTACCTGACCGCCTAGCGTCCGCTCCCATAAAGCCCCGCCCGTCGGGGCTTTCAACTAATCGACGTGGCCGAAACACCCCGGAATGCGCAGCCTTTAGCGCTATCGAAGCATTCTCACGACAAGTTCTGTCGCCTAGCTTTGCCATCATTCAGGCCGTCACGGCAGTGCCATCGCTAACGGAAAGATGGCCAAATGCCATTTTCCGACGTACATTTACCACGGATGTCTGGCGCCTGAGTCCCGACGCGAGCAAGTTCACAAGGCAGTAACATGGCAGAAGCGAAGGATACGCTCCACAGGCAACTCAGCTTGCTCCGTCTGATACCCGAATACCCTCGTTACACCTCTTCACAAACGTTGCGCGACAAGCTCCACGAGCGCGGCTTCAAGGTCGACCTGCGCACCGTACAACGAGACCTGAACCGGCTATCGATACCCTTTTCTCTGATCAGTCAGAACATATCTGGGCGCAATGAATGGAGCCATGCGGAAGGCGCCCCGCTTGATCTTCGCGACATGGACCCTGCCACAGCCCTAGCGCTCCATCTCGCCGAAAGCCACCTGAAAAGCTTGCTGCCGCAGAGCATGTTGGACTTGCTGGGACCGCAGTTCAAAAGGGCCCGAAATTACCTCGACAACCTAAATCAGAACGACCTCGCCCACTGGGCTCGTCGTGTACGAGCGCACCCCAACGGAAAGGCCCTGCTGCCTGCTCATATCGAGACCGGCGTCTGGCAAGCAGTTTCCAGCGCGCTGCTGGAACGCAGGCAGCTCAAGGTCGACTACCTGAGCCGCAGCACGGCCAAGCGCAAGGAACTGCTGCTCCATCCTGCCGGGCTGATCTCGCGCCACTCCATCAGCTACCTGATCGCCAACGTCAATGGCTACGACGATCTGCGTCAGTTCGCGCTGCACCGCATCCAAAATGCCGAGTGCCTGGATGCCGCAGCCCAACAAACCGAATCCCTCGATCTCGACCATTACATCCGCTTCGGCGGCTTCAACTCTTCCTCACCAGTGGAAGAAGTGGAACTGGTCGCTGATGTTTCCCAGCAGATTGCCTGGCTGCTTAGAGAAACTCCGCTGAGTCACGAGCAGAACTTGGAGCCGTTGGCCGGCAGTGACTGGCAAAGGCTGCGCGCAAAGGTGCCCGATGATCAGGAAACGCTGTGGTGGGTGTTTGGCTTGGCGGAAAACGTGCGGGTGCATGAGCCGAAAAGCTGGGCGCAAACCATCAGGGAAAAAACAGCCAGGCTGACGGCCCTGTATGCGGACTGAAAACCGACAGGGCGATCCTGCCGGGAGCTGTTGGGCCGCAGCAAGCAGAACCACGAAATCAGTAGGAAACCCATGGGTATTATCGTTGGCATCGTCGTCTTTCTCATTGCGCTTGGAGTCCTTTCCAGCCTTATCGAGCGTGGCGCGGCATCGCAACTATTGCGCCCTTATATTGGGCTCTTACTGATAGCGGCACTAATCGCCTGCCTGGGTGTGGTTGTTAGCTTCCTGTTCCATGACCTCCAGAGCTTCTTTTTTGTCACCGCCAAGATCGTTGCCGTCTTCGCTTGTGCGGGTCTATGTGTGCACCTGATTGTTGTAATCGTGAGGCGATGGCTATAAGCCTTGGATAAGGACATCCGATGTACAGATCATTCAACTTTCAGACCTTGTCCTCTGGCATCGGCCAAGGTGCGACAGAGGCCAATATCTTCATCCACGGCTACAGCGCAGGGCATAGCTTCGAAGACCGACAGAGCCTGCTAGCCAAGATTCCTGAATCTATAGGCCACTACGCCAATATTTTTGCCTTTTGGGATTCAAGCCATTACTGCCACTTCGACAAGCGGTCGCTCAAGATGATCAGCGCCTCGTCTCGCCTGCATTGGAGTGCTACTCCCGCGTTCATTTTCAGCGACAGGGCGACACACTTCTGGCGCATCCGCCTACGGGCCGAGGAGATGGGCACAGTATTGCTAAAGCAACTGAGCGAATATCTGCGCCGCCATTACCCAGCGATCAAAACCGTCAACCTGATCGGTCATTCACTCGGCGGTCGCGTAGTTGTCAACTGTCTGAAAAGCCTCACCAAGAGGAAGCATCTGGAGGTCAACGACGTGTTGCTGTTAGCCGCCGCAATTGAGGTCAGGCCGGACGAAGCACGACGTATGCGGGACCAGATTAGAGGCCGGCTGATCAACGCCTACTCAACGGATGACTGGACGTTACTGATGCAACTGGATGAAAGCTGCATCGGACGTAACGAGATCGAGTATTTCGAGAATTTCAGGATGAGCAACTTCGGCCACACCCATTACTGGGAGCGCCTATCGGAAGTCTTTGCTCAAACACGCTTCAAGACAGTCACTCCCAGCCAGCCGGAGCACGCCCCAGAAATCGATGGCGGCACGGCTATTCAGACCATGCCTTCCGGGCAGATCGCAAACGAGCACAGCATGACTTTCGAACTGAGCACCCCAAACGATATTTACCAGCGAATCAACGACGAGCTTGCCCGCATTATCGACACTCTGAGCACGGCATCGGATGATAACACCTTGAACGAGGCGCAAAAGGAAGCTCATACGTTCTTAACCCAGTACCAGGAGCAACTGCAGAAGCAACTTGCGGAACTGGAAAAGAATGCCGAGTGGGAAAGGTTCACCATTGCCTTCTATGGCGAGACGGGTGCGGGAAAATCTACCCTCATTGAAACCCTGCGTATTCTTTTGCAGGAGCCCAGCAAAGTCGCTAGCCAGCAGAAATTCCGCGAACTGAAAAGCCAATACGACCTGAGCGAAGAGAACCTGCAACGACTGCAACAAACCATAGTACAGGCCGATGCCCACCTCAGCGAGTTGGCGCAGCAACTTAGCGCCACACTGCGACGCTACGAACAACCACAGCGAGAAGCACTGGCCGCCATCGAGCAGGCCGATATCCACTTCAGTAAGCAGAAGCAGCAGCTCAGTGCCGCACTTCGTCAGCATGAACAATCGCACAACGACACCCTCGGCACCGTCGCAAAGCTTCAGGCTCTGATTACCGAGCGCAAAAAAACCGCCTCCCTCTGGCAGAAAATACTGAACCTTTTCAGAAAAATGCCAGAAGAAATGGAGCTGGCCCAAGCCACAGTGATGCTCTCGGAGGCCGTTACAGCTCGCAACAACACCGCCGCTAGCCTGCTCGCCGAACAGCAACAGGCCGAACAAGAGCGATTTGGCCTGCAACGACAATTGACAGAAATTGCCACACAGCGCGACAACGCCAGCGCGCTATTGATCGAACAACAGGCCGAGGCCGAACACAACCAGCACATTCTCAGCCAGCAGCTCCAAGA
This region includes:
- a CDS encoding DUF726 domain-containing protein translates to MYRSFNFQTLSSGIGQGATEANIFIHGYSAGHSFEDRQSLLAKIPESIGHYANIFAFWDSSHYCHFDKRSLKMISASSRLHWSATPAFIFSDRATHFWRIRLRAEEMGTVLLKQLSEYLRRHYPAIKTVNLIGHSLGGRVVVNCLKSLTKRKHLEVNDVLLLAAAIEVRPDEARRMRDQIRGRLINAYSTDDWTLLMQLDESCIGRNEIEYFENFRMSNFGHTHYWERLSEVFAQTRFKTVTPSQPEHAPEIDGGTAIQTMPSGQIANEHSMTFELSTPNDIYQRINDELARIIDTLSTASDDNTLNEAQKEAHTFLTQYQEQLQKQLAELEKNAEWERFTIAFYGETGAGKSTLIETLRILLQEPSKVASQQKFRELKSQYDLSEENLQRLQQTIVQADAHLSELAQQLSATLRRYEQPQREALAAIEQADIHFSKQKQQLSAALRQHEQSHNDTLGTVAKLQALITERKKTASLWQKILNLFRKMPEEMELAQATVMLSEAVTARNNTAASLLAEQQQAEQERFGLQRQLTEIATQRDNASALLIEQQAEAEHNQHILSQQLQEAEKQRTQLLEDLQKHADGEIIGDGRADFTRQTQHYNFELAGQPFTLLDVPGIEGKEGLVLSEIERAVQTAHAVFYVTNQAAPPQTGEGEEQRKGTLEKIKEHLGSQTEVWTIFNKKITNPKHSLTDRPLTSNDENASLAGLDEKMREQLGAHYREVFPLTALPAFLASTDHFSPDSQHTKRRDKMLADFSAPDLLEKSRLQSFVQLLGSKLLTDAKAKITRANFNKAKEALDQTSRILNGEQRKLAELSERLDQDGDSAKSQLNSSFLALKQRMATEGETLIDNFASNVRNKVYALIEDDISSDYFKDSLRSKIDAEQTHLSGQLPKVLGKEVERFQKDAEDIIKRFESQAKELTAIYSKLGNTKLNDKFDFKIKIDNGIKVAGLVGGLIGLAMAPFTGGASLWLVGASALTVLVSFAKALWGAFSTDYKKSQQRKSTDENLRNVTEQLRDSLRDGLDDALPKMQQIISQIEQAIEAPAKQAATQVQALAQSGNQLQALSHQIHNAGKR